CCAGGATAGAGCAAGTTCACAACTTTGTCTTGGGTGTGAGATTGTTATAGAGGTACAAGATTGTTTACCTACTGGTTGTTAGATATTGAAGTTTAATAtgcttatataaatatatacataaagataCAGACTACATGTGGGATTGACATTCATTGTGTGATTTATAAATTTGTCTGTTAAGGTTTCTGTTTCTATATCTGTTTCTTGAAGCAAAGACTTTGATTGATGAGGTGAGATCAAATAAAAGACATTAAAAAAATGCCATTGCTATTATTCCCAACAGCCACATGTTATGTTAAGAATGTGACATTTAAACTGACATCATTTTTACTTAACCATAACTTGATCAGGACTGGCTAGttctttttttgtatttaaagtTTGATTGGGACACTTGAATGTGAGAAACCAACATTGACTTTCAGTTTTATTTATGAGATGTTATTTTAGATTACGAGCATTGTATCGGTATAATGTGACGATGAAGAATTGATATAAATGCTTAAGTTATAATATTGTAGATGTAGATAGATAGAAGAAAATGACATGACAGCTTCATGATAATGTGATTATTAAGCTATAAAGATTGCCTAATCAAACAGAATCAAACTCTTGCGGCTTCTCGATACTTCTTGTAAAATGCGATATGGACAGATCGACTAATGTCATATGGACTTTGTAGTTCACTTATCGATCTTTGTAACCGTTTCCTGCAAGTAGAGTTGATCATTAGGTAGACAAATAGACTTTTGCAGTTGGCTATAATACTATGAAGTTTCGAGTTGGAAACTTGATAGCAGactgggttttttttttaaaaccatgaTTATTCTAGCTAGAATACCTTGAATGTTACACAATTCTCATTATTTGAATGATGATAACATCCTAAAAATATTTTCGTCTACGGACTCGTTGAGATTGCTATGCGTCTTTAGACGCATGTGGGAAATTTTTTGATAGAGAACCTTTTTCTGTTTCatgcatataattcaattaGGATTCTCCAGCCAGAACTTTTTATACCCAGTACCTTGTAATCAACTATAAGTTGAAAACTGGCATTATTATTACACTTTAATATCATGTAAAAAGTGATTAGTTCCCCAATTTTAGTTAGGTTTCGTTGACGGAATGTGATGATTTAAACACTATTTTGGGTAAATAGGGCTTAAATATTTTGTCATAtggttgtgatatatatatatatatatatatatatagggggtgGGTTATTTCaagaacccttaaaaaaaaaagaacccaaGAACGAATCCTAGCCATCCATTtatcaagatcaaattttaatcaGGAAGGGTATTCTAGTCATTTAACATGtaattacgagtatataacGTGTTAATTCTCCTCATTCGCGTtcttaagtgtgtgtaaaaacaCACACCTTCCCACCTTCTGCTCTCAACAAAATTCCGATCAAAATCTACAAAATTCCGctcaaatattcatataatcCGATCAATCCTATGTGAAATCGCGATCAAACCTCCATTAATTCCGATTAGATTCGATTTCAGATCtcaatttctaaaaaaaaaaaattcataaattcAATTAAAAATTCATATTCCAGTTTTTGTGAAATTCAGATCCAATGTCCGATCGAACTATAACAGTTAAGTAATCATCAATTCGATTATCATCAATTgcagtagttttttttttatttataacttttttaatatgaaatttttttaattacacaggTGAATATGGAAGAGGATTCAACTATGAATGATTACGAAGTCAATTCAACGATTCATGAAGAAGATAGTGTGTTCAGTAACCTCTTTGAAGCTGAATCGAGtaagttttcaaattttcaGCTTAAAATTGAATGTATGTTGATCCTACACGTGTGTAGCAGATGTATGTATGCGTATTTTCAAAGTTTCAGCTTAGAAATTGAATGTATGTTGATCCTACACACGTGTAGCAGATGTATGTATGAAAATCCAAGTTGTATTAGTCGTCTACTCATGTGTAGGATGTGTTTTAGTTAACAGATATGAATATAAGTAGATACAATTGTATTAGTTTTGAAGCTCCAAATTATCGATATAAAAAGTTCATCCTACACATAAGTAGGACACCTTTTGTGTTAGCATGTTTTAGATATGATTAGTCGTTTACACATGTGTAGCTACATATGATCATTTTAGTCCtaaaactgaaaatatcactAGAAAGGTCTGTCCTACACATACGTAGAACATGTGCATATCTAAATGTTGTGTGTCGTGCAGGTTCGGTTAACAAGCCATGTAGTAGCTGGTATAACAGTAGGATGATAGAAACAGATGAAGGTGAAATATGTTGGATACCGGAAGTAGAGGAAGATGTAAGACCAGTTAAGGGTCAAGTTTTTGATACAATAGATGATTGCATTGAAATGTATGAGAGATATGCGTACCAAGCGGGTTTTGACACTAGGTTATCCACacagaaaaaaacaaacagtgGAGTGGTTAGATTGAAGTACATTTTGTGTAATAAAGAAGGGAAACCACAAGGTGTAAGCATAGATACACTGAATCACGAAAACAGTGGCAAAAGAGTACGTATTTCGTCACTGCAAGTAACAGGATGTGAAGCACATGTCATATTCAAGCTGATCGAAGGCCGACAATCGTACATATTAGACGAGTTTCAGGAAAAACACAATCATCAACTGAATTCGGTGGAGCATAGACACTTGTCGAGAAGACAAAGAAAATTGGGAATCTCTGAAATGACGTTTATTAATAAGGTTTCAACTTCGAATATAGGAGCGACAAGAGCTCATCATATCTACAGCAATATGCTAGGTTCTTACAAGAACACACACGGCACAGTGAACGACTTCAAGAACTACAAGAACAAAATCAATTGTTTTATAAGCTCAAGTGACGCGCAGATGTTGGTAAATAGAATGGAAAACAGACGAGAGCATGTCCCAAATTTTACCTTCGAATACAAGGTAAAAGATAACAGTGAGTTAGAGTGTATGTTTTGGGCCGATGAGACAACAAAAGcaaattttaaagaatttgGAGATATCATTTCATTCGATGCTACTTACAGGACAAACAGGCAAGTGTATGATCTTTTTATTCAGAGTCATATTATTGTATTTACACGTGTAAAAGTGTCGTTTATTCGTATCCTACAGTCCTACACAGGGGTAAAATAACAGTCATaatgtatgatttttttattcGGAATCATATTATTGTATTTACACGTGTGAAAGTGTCGTTTATTCGTACCCTGCACAAGGGGTAAAATAACAGCCATAATGTGCAATTTCAGGTACAACATGATGTTTGTCCCATTCACTGGGATAGACAACCATAAGAAGACTGTGTCTATCGGAGCTGGTATGCTTAGGGATGAAACAACAGATTCTTATGTGTGGTTGTTGAAAGCGTTTTTGGATACATTTGGAAGTCAACCAAAGATGGTCGTCACAGATCAAGATGCAGCAATGAAGAAAGCCGTTGCACTCGTCTTAACGGAATCAAGGCACCGACTGTGCATGTGGCACATCACTTAGAAGCTGCCTATGAAGGTACAAAATGGAAAAATGTGACATTCTTCACATGTGTAGGACGATATTATACAGCCTGGACCTCTAAAAAAAAAGCACAACCTTCACATGTGTAGGTAGGCTAACCATTTTCTTATGCAGGTAGGAAAACGCATGTTTGATAATACTGATTTCAAGAAGAAGTTCAATGACATAGTTTGGAACATATCATTGAGTACAAAGACGTTTGAGAAAAGATGGGCAGAGATAATGAAGGAATTCAAGTTGGAAGAACATccatggttcatgcatatgtatGATATCAGGTCGACATGGATACCAGCTTACTTCACAGACTTACCGATGTCGGGTTTGATGAGAACCACCTCAAGATCGGAAAGCGAAAACTCATTCTTCAGCAATTTCACAAGTGGTGGAGCAATGTTGATtcaatttatgatgtcatatgagTCTGCCATGGAGAGGCAGGGGAGTAGGCTAGAGGTTCTCGACCACCAGACGCATAACAAGAGACCACCGCTTCAAACCCCTCTTCTTATTGAAGAACACGCTTGCAATGTTTACACGCGTACCATTTTCTTGTTAGtgcaaaaagaaatatatttgggaAGTTGGCGGTGTTCTCGGCATTCCGTAACCTCAGGGATGCAAGGATGTGATGTGATTGTGGTTAAAGAGATTAGGGAAgttaagaaaaacatacaaaaagtGGTGGTCGGCAAAAAGAAAGACAAGAATGTTGAAGTGGTTGAAGACATCAAAATTGTGGATCCAGAAGAAGCTGAAGATGAAACCGAAAATGAAACAGGGATGGGAAGCACAACCAAAACTGTGGAAAAAGTATATACTTTCCAGGTATGCTACTAAAAAACTCACTTAGCACATTTACTTACACATGGGTAGGTACATCTGATAATATATGCTACGCATGGGTAAGACAGTTTATTAGAATTTTTTAGATGTAACAACAAGTCCTATTCTCTTGTGTGATATTAAGGTGACACATAACAAGCAAAATGGAACCACTGATTGTAGCTGCATGACTTTCACGAGATATGGATTTTTATGCCGACACATATTTTGTGTGTTCAAGAGCTTGCATGTTCAACAAATTCCAGAAAAATACATCCTAAGAAGGTGGAAAAAGGATTTGATACCTCCAGGAATGAGAACACGAAGATATATTGGAGAAGGTGCGTCAAGTGAAGAATGTGAGAGGATGGGAAATGAGTTGCATTTTATGGTAGATGTTTGTGTAGATATATTGCAGAAGGATGAGGAAAAGCTGTctcattttgttgaaaaagtCAGGGCGCTAAAAGATGAGATAGAGGCTGCACATTCAAACTCAAGATCAAACGATCATGATGAGGCAATAGAGAGATTCTTAGGAGTTACCAAGCCAAGTAACAATGATGTTCAAAATCCACCTGTTTTACCATACAAGGGATGCGGAAAAGACAGCAGATTTAAGTCTCTAAACGAAAAGGTGACTGAAAAATATCTAAAGCCAAAAAGAAAGTGCAGAAAGTGTGGGACATTGACAAGTGACCACGACGCAAGGAATTGTGAAAAAAAGAAAGCAGAAAAAGCTAAAGCAGAGGCGGTGGCTCAAGCTCTTGAAAAACTTGAAAAGAAGTAATCAATTGGATGTTTGAATTAGaagatagataaatatataaaaaagatgtaATTCATtgataattttttctttttcttttttccaaatgttcaaaaataatgtcCTACACATGCTTAAGAACTTGTGTGAGCAATGTAATAGGATGATTTACTCTAGCTACTTGATTTACTTTTGTTacttgaatgaaattcaatgTAAATTTAGGTTTTCAATGTGCAAGTTGTGGGTAAGTCCgatctacacatgtgtaggaaagacTTGAAACTGGTGAATTATATAACCTACCCATGGGTAAGTAAAACCTGCCCATGAGTAAGTTACTTATGAAGTTCAAAATTGTTAACCAGAACTGGCATgtttataacttacacatgggtaagtccgatctacacatgtgtaggaaagacCTGAAACTGGTGAGTTATATAACCtacccatgggtaagtacaacctgcccatgggtaaattatttatgaagtTCAAAATTGTTAACCAGAACTGGCATgtttataacttacacatggatAAGTACAAATAacacatgggtaagttacttaaaaccctaaaatgctaaaccctaaatgctaaatcctaaaaaacctaaaacggatgagggttcccactctagggtttagggtttgaagcccgagggttagccggctaaccctcgaccttcaaaccctaaaccctagagcgggatgTGGTAGGGGAATgacgcattctaaaaccctaaaatgctaaaccctaaatgctaaatcctaaaaaacctaaaacggatgagggttcccactctagggtttagggtttgaagcccgagggtGAGCCTatcggctaaccctcgaccttcaaaccctaaaccctagagcgggatgTGGTAGGGGaatgttcaaaaataatgtcGTACACATACTTAAGAACTGTTGTATTTATAAATTACACATGGGTAAGTATAACCTACAAATGTGTAGAAAGATCTGTAACTGGTGAGTTGTATATCATACACATAGGTAAGTACgacctgcccatgggtaagtacgaCCTGCCCATGGGCAAGTACgacctgcccatgggtaagATGTATAATGGAAGTAAAAAAGACAGTTCTGCAAAGGAAGTTAGATCTGAATTCAAAGATACAGATTGCAAATCATAAGTTTTAGCATTAAACACATGTTCAAAGATAGCTTCATTAACAAGTAGCACAATAAACGACAAAAAGATGTCGAACAATCCTACGTCCCAAGCTAAAACATCAAAATAACaagattaaaatcaaagtcTAACAGTACCAAAAAGTATTAAACAACCAAGTTCACCAGCTACAAAGGATCAAAATGCATATTAGAGGCAACAACATTACGAATCGCCTCCTTGCCCATAGGAACATGATACGACTCCTTGAACACCTTTAAATATTCATGAAATTTATGTTTGAGAATGTTCTCTGAATGGCACAAAATCTTGGTGCAGTATTTCGCCCTTAGGTTAGAAAGCTGAATTTTCTGAGTAACGTCACCACTTGCACGCTCCCTCTTAAATCCAATGTCCCAGTCTTCACGTGCTTGGCCAACATATGTGTCCATATGACACATCAAAAACACCCCACAGTCTGAAGTGTTGTTTTTGGTCCtccacttcatcttcattataTTATGCTTGACCTTGTTGATACTCTCTGCTTTGGGATGACCATATTTTCTCAAATGACAAACAAATAGGTCACGCTGAAACAAAAAGCGACAAGTACTATGTAAGAAATCAAACTTGGCATTGTAAGCCTAAAGATGAACAAAAATCGATACTTACGACAACATCACAGACTTGTTTGTATTTCACATCATATTCATCACACGAAGCACTATTATCAATTATGGTGAAGGCAGCCCTTGCAAGATTAAAGACAACGAGGTAGTAGTGCTCAAATGCAAGAATCGGGAAAAAAACCTGCATATTCAATATAACGTATGCTGAGCAGTTATCGTACACATCTGAAAATCAAAGGAGGTATAGCTAAAAACCAGAAACCACGAAAGTAATTACAGTTTCAAAATTCTTCATGTCCAGGAACTGAGTATTACGACGCAATACCAACTGCATATTTGATTCAAAAATCTCGAATGCTTTTTCAAGAGTCAACGTTCCGTCCCACATATTAGATGTCTGGTTTAAAAAACTAGTTTAGTACCTTAAAAGgtgcaaaaagaaaaagtaaaaaaaaaaacataaattaactTTAACAAACAGCTTACAATTGTTGTGGAATACAAAAACAATCTAGTAGGTATTCCTCCATTGACCttttgttcttcaagaagtATGAGACTCCAAACATCAATAACAGAAGCATGCACAGGAACTCCAGGTGCCAAACTTTCCAAATGGGCACGGGTTAAATAATGGCCAGTTTTTGTTTCAAATACAAACTCCCTAACaagaataaacaacaaaaacataataaattgaaaacatgtgaatacatataaaaacatagaactgtaaaataaaactataaaactaCACACGTGCAAAAGAATAAACTTACATGGCTTCACCTTGAAGAACAAAGAAACTGCCAGAAAGTTCAAACTCAAATTGCTCAAGGGACGTAGTGACATCAGTAACCATACCCTTATACGGAGAACGAAagtattttgaaggttttaacATCCGTTTCTTAGCATCCTCTAACTTCGCATTCTTTGCATCATCATTACCCTTTGAAGGTTTCTCCCTCCGCTTCTTAACATCCTCTAGCTTCGCATTTTTTGGATCAGCATCATCCTTTTTCGACAAAGCAAAATTAGCAGAAACAGATGGCGGGGAAAAACGAGTGACAATGCGATTACTAGGTTTCGGGGAAGGAGTAATGAAATCCTGAGACAGATGAAGAGAAAAAATCGGAGAATAATCTGTAGCACAACGGCCTAGTTTGGTTTTAGGCACACTTTTATCAATGTTATCAAGAACCGTATTAAGAGCGGGATCATTCAACCACTCGTCTCCATTTAAACAATCATCTTCACCCGCAGAACTGGCAAAATGTTGTTTATCTTCATTTTCTGTTGACTTCTCGAAATTGGTACCATCAGGAACATCTTTTTGGttatcaaaaacatcatcatcagtATTCTTAGTATTCTCACAAAAACCATCAGACTTCTGATCATTACAACCCTCTTCATTACATTCAACATTACCACCATCAGCATAATCACATGGATCTTGGACATACTCATTGAATCTTTGATCATCAGCAGTTGGGATTTCAGTTTTTGAGTGTCTTAAAAATTCTTCAAACTTATCCTTCAAACCTAAAAGCTTCACATCATCAGGAAACAATGAGACCCCCTTATTCAATGTAGAATCAAGCTGAAGAACAATTTCCTGAACCTTTGAATAGATTTCCTGAAATGTAACAGAAACATAAAGTATtaagaatgtaaaaaaaaaaaaacgatccTACACGTGTGGAGTTGCTACACATGGGAAGGTAACACTTTAACATTTGTATGACAGTGCTACACCTGTGTAAGTCATAAATTACACATGTGAAGGTGATAAAAGGTTTACCTCTACAGAAGAATCAACCGATGCACAAGTAGTAGCAAGAAGATTAACAGCTTGATCAACTTCATCCTCTGATAAAGGAGGCTGCAAAGGAAGCTTACCGAAATTTCCATTAGCTTTAAGCTCCGCCTCAACTCGCTGTGCCAAGTAAATACGATTTCAGCACTTGATGGCTGGTCGTGAGCGAGGAACCGGGAAACTTTCACAAATGGTGGAATCAACATAAAGCAACTGCATCATCGTGTAAACGACGttaaacacacaaacacataaatAAAAGGCAAAAACGTAATAAAAACAGAATATTACTTGCAAAAACGTCATCGGCCCAGACCAATGTGTATCCTTAGGCAGTGGCCATCTCTTCTTACATCCTTCCATATGACGAATCAGAAAATCACACCAATCAATCGACTTGATGTCGGTATCTTCTGTTATGCGGTCAAGAATTGCCTTTTGACAGCCAACAGTGTAAGCACCACTCGCATCCAAAGTGACCATCGTGCCGACAAAAAGCATTAAGAAATTCAGCTTGAACGATAAACCAGCCTCATCAGAATGTTTGAGAAAATGCGCAACATGCTTAGGACGAACATATGCCAAACCAAAATCAGATTTCCATCGATCAGAGAAAGATTTTTCATCATCACCAACATTCTTTAATGGCAACGAAAAAAGATTTATATCACCCATTGGGATCCCGAGAATATCACGAACAGCTTCACGATTGATATTAATGGAAACAGAATCAAAAGTGATCTTCAAACCTTCTACATCTAActtatcaacaacaaaaaagccTAACGAACCAGGGAGAGTGTCGAGTTTCATATCCAGAAAACTACCGAAATCCATCTCTCTAATAACCCTTTTCTGTTGTTCTTTGATATTAGACAAAACTTCAAAAAGCAAGTTAGGAGATGACCTAGTCCTAACACTAGGAAGAATGTCAACTTTCAACTTCTAAGTCCTTTGTTTAACATTGTCTCCCTTTTTTGAACTTCTCATGGACTTTTTACTCTTAACCGACTTCTCAACAACCTTTGAAACATCTTCAGTGTCTCCCTTTTCTGGAATTCTCTTGGACTTTTTACTCTTAACCGACTTCTCAACAACCTTTGAAACATCTTCAGTACGACGTTTCTTTGACCTGTGAGAAACATCTCCTATATCAGTTTCAATCAGCCGTTTGTTTGTTTTAACGGACTTAGAACGGCTGACACTGTTGGATTTATCAGCTTCAACAGGCTTGACGGTGGAAACCTTCTTCGCACGCTTTGATGACACAAAATCAGAATCAGAAGAAGACTCAGAAACGTCACCTTTTTAGAAGATTTTGATTTCAGAGATTTCGGTTCCGATACATCTTTATCATCAGTTTTATCTTGCGgaactataataaaaaaaataaatacatataagcAAATAATCAAAAAGCCACAACTAGACTAAAACAAATAAACCTAAGCAATATAAGcaattaaaatgagaaatttacacatgtgtagcaAGACTTTATCCTTAGCCAATTAGATCAACAACAAATATCAGAATCATTATTAAAACATCATCAACTGCTCACAGTTAAAGATTTCTAAAAGTAactacctacacatgtgtaactaactaaaaataagaaataatcaacaatgaaaaaaatacatcaactaATAACGAATCAACAACAATAACCAGAAGAATAACAGCATAAAATGTCTAAATAAGTAGGAATAAAACCATCaactacacaaaatcatatacaatcatcaattaaataaaacgtaaatataaatgtaatgaaAAAAACCGAAATGCATACCAGgagatttagatcgttttgcaGACCTCTTCCTCATCGTAACCCTAATTGATCGGGAAAAAAtatttgaaaccctaatttcaatcggattttaaaaataagatacTTTTCACCGGAATCTCTAGTATTATTTGATGATACGAAGATAGAAAACggaaattaatcaaaaatcaagGATAAAACACGATCAAAAATGGCGAAATAACCGGTGGAGATTACTATGTGTGAGGAAAGGGAGAGGGTTTGAGAGAGAGGGCGGAGGAAACAAGGGAGAAGACTGAGATGAGAGTAGTTTTTGTTGGGGGTGGGAAAATTACCAAGATATCCTTTCAATTAGACACAGGaggatttttttgatttaatctCAACCATCCAAAATCTTTGATCCAAGGGGTGTAGTTAGTTCCTgggttcttttttcttttttggtagTTCTTAATTTACCctccctctatatatatatatatatatatattgaaaagttattttgagaaatttttttgcgagaacttttgagaatattcgtacacatgtgattaagaatccaaatctccacataattgtataacggatgataatccatgcctccacacaaatataaacttcaaaattacacataagttattcagaaaacaatcaaaaaacgattttcatgtaaagaacaatcatcggttgggcttgattggaaaagttctcaaaggttctcgcaaaaaaaaggttcttaaaataactttaccatatgggacaatcaaataagaacagtattaaaataagaacacggtgagaacacttaaaaactacattttgatgcattaaaagtccaaaaaactaacatagtgtataattaattattattatttatgtgtttaacaacacattgatctattaaaatcgaaaaaatcacattttttgttttatgcatccattttgatgaatatgcatccaagatagatgaacaaaaaaaaaacacgattttcttgattttgacatatcaatgtgttgttaaacacttaaataacgATAATTACTTATACACTATGGTTCTtgagcattagctcaatggttgaaaaatCAATCACCACATTCAagaggtcttgtgttcaagccttAGGAAGAACATAGGAAGTTCCTTTATGAGGACTTGGCTATAGGATGtctaggttcaagtctgaggggtcATTGTGTCTTCGGACGGATTGGTAGGAGGTTTTCTCTTCATCGAgtatttgaaataagcatttcTACTTCAAGAGAGCTCTCTACCGCAGACTCATTTAAGACAATATATGCTAGACttgtgatgtgtattttctagtcttaaatttatgaacacgaaatacctagctactgactactacacacttgcgggcagtgaactcgttcgtatgcaatatagttgacttggtaaaccgaggtcgaacacaaggacttaataagcaattgttacaataaaatgattcagattaaaaggggggttttgtgaccgaattgtcacgttgcaaagttagtgagaaaagtcagtaatcccgtaggattaatcgcaaaagaatatttgattgtTGAATCTCAACACaaatttaaaaggaacacctacttgggtcagctcacatgtcaatcatcgggtctaaatattacttgcatttgttgaacgactcaaaaagtagacaagatgaactcccgttatatttaaaactttaactgctcaaaagataattattgctcccgcacttaatttctcctctaaacagttaagcattaaattcctgagttgattttatgatttaatcttttgagagctttc
The Erigeron canadensis isolate Cc75 chromosome 2, C_canadensis_v1, whole genome shotgun sequence DNA segment above includes these coding regions:
- the LOC122588117 gene encoding protein FAR1-RELATED SEQUENCE 5-like; this translates as MEEDSTMNDYEVNSTIHEEDSVFSNLFEAESSSVNKPCSSWYNSRMIETDEGEICWIPEVEEDVRPVKGQVFDTIDDCIEMYERYAYQAGFDTRLSTQKKTNSGVVRLKYILCNKEGKPQGVSIDTLNHENSGKRVRISSLQVTGCEAHVIFKLIEGRQSYILDEFQEKHNHQLNSVEHRHLSRRQRKLGISEMTFINKVSTSNIGATRAHHIYSNMLGSYKNTHGTVNDFKNYKNKINCFISSSDAQMLVNRMENRREHVPNFTFEYKVKDNSELECMFWADETTKANFKEFGDIISFDATYRTNRYNMMFVPFTGIDNHKKTVSIGAGMLRDETTDSYVWLLKAFLDTFGSQPKMVVTDQDAAMKKAVALVGKRMFDNTDFKKKFNDIVWNISLSTKTFEKRWAEIMKEFKLEEHPWFMHMYDIRSTWIPAYFTDLPMSGLMRTTSRSESENSFFSNFTSGGAMLIQFMMSYESAMERQGSRLEVLDHQTHNKRPPLQTPLLIEEHACNVYTRTIFLLVQKEIYLGSWRCSRHSVTSGMQGCDVIVVKEIREVKKNIQKVVVGKKKDKNVEVVEDIKIVDPEEAEDETENETGMGSTTKTVEKVYTFQSLHVQQIPEKYILRRWKKDLIPPGMRTRRYIGEGASSEECERMGNELHFMVDVCVDILQKDEEKLSHFVEKVRALKDEIEAAHSNSRSNDHDEAIERFLGVTKPSNNDVQNPPVLPYKGCGKDSRFKSLNEKVTEKYLKPKRKCRKCGTLTSDHDARNCEKKKAEKAKAEAVAQALEKLEKK